Part of the Henckelia pumila isolate YLH828 chromosome 2, ASM3356847v2, whole genome shotgun sequence genome is shown below.
TATATGTCATTTTTAACAATAGATGTGAAATTAAAAAGAAGATTACACATTTAAATTATACAAATCACAAACCCCAACCCCCTGCGGATATTGGCTTGCATGACCAAAATACCAAAACTTGGCAAACGGGATAATTAATGCTACACAATTATTGAAATAAATCACTTCATGCATGCGGCATGCCAAAATCtagtaaatataaatatataatataagctgtaagaaaatattttatttttttttttggaatggaAGATGTAAGCAGATTTGAGGCAGCGTGAAAATGTTTTTtgcaaaattttcaaaactttgtaaaaaaacaaaaacaaaaactcgttattattattttttaagtattttcaaACACTAATCGAGTACCGAGGGAGTCCAATTCTCCGCATTTACACTCCGAAAATGGTTAATAACACATATATTTTACCCATTTAGTTTATTATTAGACAAAATTTAACTAGAAACACAACTGCAATAAGATACATATATATAGTAATCAAAACTCGTACCTAGCTAGCATTTCATTTTCTTCCATCTTCAGTCATTGTCCCTTCAAATATCCTTTCTCTCGCCAATAAAGCCTGCGAATTAAATGTCCccatttaattaaatttcttcAACAATTTTATAACATGGgatatcagatttgaagaaCATTGATTCAGCAGAAACCTGTCGTTTCCAGTTAGTTGAACATGTTAGAAGAGATAACAGAATGGACTGAAGTATCGACCCAACATTCAGGCCGAACCAGAGACCCTTTCCCCGCAACCGGAGAGCGAAACCAAGAACTGCTGCTGTGGGAAGTCCGGCCAGATAATATGCCCCCAGATTCACATACGCCCCAAGATGCTGCCACCCGCTTCCTCGCGCCACCCCTAGAACACGAAAAACGACGTTATATTTTAACTACTAGCTACCACTATATATATAAAGAGACCAAATGAATTTTACCCGAAAGTACTGATTGTATGCAGTCCATGAGTAACAAGAGACACACAAAAGGAGTGATTTCTCTCAGATAATCCACCACTTCCTTTTCGTTGCTGAAAGCATACCCGAAGACATGGCGGAAGCTGAGGAGAATCGTGCAAGCAACGACGGCCTCGGATAGGGAAAGAACCATTGCTGACCAGGTAGATGCTCGAGCCCTGTCCGGACATCCTGATCCCAGTTCATTCGAAACTCTTGTGCTACAAACAAGATCAAGAAACTTGTATAACAGGAGACGTGATGAAAAACGCAACAGAAGATCGATGGGGCGGAAAATGGAAATGGAATGCGATGAAAAATAGGAACTCAAGCACGGACCTTGCAGCAGCACCGATCGAATATGGAATGAAGTAATGCAAAGAAGCAACCAACAAGCTGTTTCAATGAGATCACACATGAATAATATTTCACATCAAGAACCATAAAGCCGATTTCATTCCTATCATCAGTAGATCAACACTTAAATGCAAATGTACCATATTGAAAGAACAGAAGTTTCAAGCTGAGGATTAGGAAGAAGCCCGGAGAGCAACACGACTATCTCGAAAGACCACCACTCAAGGCTGCAACAAACTCAAGAATCAGCTAAGAAAACCGGAGTTCCGGACTCATGAAGAACTGATGGACAAGTACTGAGAAACCAATATACCAGACCATGACAGCAGACGGCACCGCGAAGCAGAAAAACTCCCTCATACTCGGTAAAACATCCCCTGACCGAGCAGCACGCGTTCTCTCGCAGGTTGATGAGTATCTTACATATAAAACAAGCAAAGCCACGTTAAGCCAATACGACAAACCGATAGCCAACGCTGCTCCAGCAATGCCTAAGTTGGCCTTGAACACTAAAACCCAACAAACCGGTACGTGGAAAAACAGGGCTGCGACCGAGCTTAAAACCATTGGGAGGATTAAGCTCTGAGTCTGCAAGTACCGAATAAGGGACTGAAGAATCGCGTAAGGAAACAACGTCGGAATCAGCCAAACCGCGTATCTGCCAGCTTCGACGGAGATTGAAGGATCTTGTCCCATAAATATTAGCAATTTGTCCATGAAAATCCATAAAATGGAAATTGGTATACATATGATAAGAAGAGATATGATTGCAGCATAAGTATAGGTTCCAAGCTTTTGGTATTGCTCTGCTCCAAAAGCTTGGCCACACAAAGTCTCCAATGCACTAGCCATCCCAAACTGTTTGAATGGAAGTTCAAGATTTCAAACAATCAATCATTTTGTACCTTGAAACAATCATGTTATATAGTAAAGAAATTTATTCTGATCTATGAAAAAATAGGGTAATATTACATCTACACTAGGGTTATACGTTGGGTTACACATATTAGAAAGGTTATCAGAACCCAAAGTACAGTTACTTCTAAAACTAATTTCATACACCAAAGgtgtatttaaataattagaaaaaaaaaaaatcaagttagGCCCACTATATCAAtcgatatatattttaattttattgttattattaaatctgtATCATTATTATCTTAtttgtaaaaattaatttattacaCCACGTGCTACATGTGCTTTGTTCACTAATTTTATGTTaagctttatttatttatttattttaaagaagCTGTTAAGCTTTATTAAGCACTTAAGACCCCAGATCATTCGAGTCATGTTCTATTGTTTTAAAATTTGTCGTTTTTTGGTGAAAAGCTTAAAGAATATAGTGCATTTAATCAAAACTTTAAGGGCGTGcacttatatttattatttaagtttttccCCAAAAACGACAATTTTAGAACTCTTAAACAAAACTTagttttcttcaaaaaaaaaaaaaaaaaacaaaacttaGTCTCTATATGTAAGGTAAGTTTTTGAATAGAAAAATTAGCAAAATTGCTGTGTAAATGGTTCTTTCTAGAGATATATAATTCTCTAAAATGCTGATATGAAATTgtataagtaaacatctccaaagTCCTAGAGTTAGGCACCATCTCGAAAAAAgaactaaattaaaatctaagtaAATAAATCAAGAAACTAGACGACTCAAAATTTTAACAATTCAAGTGACCGAAATTAATTTTTGCTTATTCTTCCTTTTGATGATTATACATTTACATTTACTAGTTTTTCTAATAATTTTAGTCAGTGATTGTAACTtcagaaaaaaaatacaaaaattcataatcactcGTTTTTTGAGACGACGTGGACGAAGCAATTCCTAATGCGAACTTTCAAGTATTCAATGCAATATTGGAGCTAAGAAAATGTATGGAGATTAGCGGAGATGCAATAATTAATGGAACAAGAAAGAGAGCAGTTTAATTACAAGAAGGCTGAGGCCGGAGACGTTGGTAAAAGATGTGGCGACGGCGGCGCCGGAGAGAGGCAGCTCGCCGAGATGGCCCACCATCATCATCGACGCAACTCGCGAGAGGTGCTGCGACACCGTCACAACCACCATTGGCGCCGCTATGTAGCCCACCTTCTTTGTCTCTTCCGCGAATAGTTCCCACTTGGATTTCTGAACCACCACGCCGCCGTTTTGCAGCAGCGGCGACGCTTCCTCCATTGCAGGCGGTGCCGATAagctttgatatatatattagataGAGAAATTAATGAAGAAGGGTGGGCCGGGAACGTGGAGATGGACTTTATTTTGCAGCAGGCAATACAGACGAAGTCATCTGGTAAAGTATATACTATAATTTTTCATATATtaagatataaaaataatatatttaattatttatattgaagtttttttttatatattcatttttaaaaaaactaaatatataattttttttaaaaaataaaaaataaaaaagcgtGTGGGTGCTATAAAATAGGGATAATTCTGCTACACGAGGCCGAGGACAATACGCTATGGTACAATATATGTTCTTACATATGGGGTAAAATAATCTTCTTTGGAGAGTTAGTGGCGATAAGGGAAGGATTATATACTGTGCAGGAACGAGGAGTGGAGAATGGAGATACAACAAATCTCAATTGACTCCCTGCCAAGCAGTCGTCAAATCAGCGGAGGATTTCAGTTATTGTGGTGCAATTGCCTTGGAGATTCGGCTATTTCTTGATAGTCATCctaatattatttttaggcATGTTAGTAGATCAGTTAATACGATTGCACATGAACTTGCTTGTTTTGCTTTTTATTCTCACTTCCCTTTTGTTTGGGATCATGAGATTTTACCGGTTTGGTTGGTAAATCTTGTATTGATTGATGTTCGCTCATAATAAAATACGAGTTTTactgtaaaaataaaataatcttctTTGGTTTAtatgtataaaataataataatcttctTATTGAACCTCACAAATTAGGACACCTACTATTAAAAAATAGCACTTGTATGTATGTTGTTTTAGAAAAgggtttccccttaaaatggAAATACTATTACTAGtgatataattatattaatttttatattaaaaataatgaatattattttaataataatagcCATTAGATATTAACTAATTTATATATCATGAAACTCATTTGAGACAGTTTTACCGGTCAATTTATAAGATGAATTTCTTATTTGATCTGatccattaaaaatattaaatttttgtgctaaaaaattattttttattgcaatATGGGTCGAGTCGACCCGTCTCACGAATATAAATCTGTGGGAGCGTCTTAACGAGacatagaatatatatatatatatatatatatgttgtatgAGAGTATGTCTTTGATATTATAAAATCAATGAGGACCGTttgatctttaaaaaaaatacaaataagatctttaaaaaaaaatcttatataagCCGTTTTAgctgtcttttaaaaaaaatatcaaataaaattacaaaattttaagttctaaaacaacttataaattGATCCAAACACCCATTAAATCCTCTTATTTTATTCCCAAAATATCTGGCCCTACccgacataaaaataataataaataatagtaAAAAAACATGTCCAATAATTTTAGAGATATTTTGAGAACAATATCTAacccttcttacttagatctgtTCATAAATATCAAACCAAACATAACAAATTTTACAACTGTAAACAAGACATTCTtatctattattttttttatcattcattTACTAATAATTCAATAATCTCATAACGTGACCTAACTATATTATTAAGTCGAAATAACCTATAAAACTATTTTGATGTCACGATAAATTATCTTAAATTTCTCGTTATAACCCCTCACTCCCCACATCTCACTAGTCACTTCGCAGAAAGCTAACTTCTGATTTATAGTTTGGGGCGGCCTTGCCCAAGACAAGCACCCCCTGTCGGGTGGGGGCCGTGGGACACCaattaacttttaaatttttattattataattactATAAAGGAAAGAGTTTTGTATCAAAGATTATTTGAGAAAATTAATGATTTGTTATTTGTTAATCTTGAATCAGATCTTAAAAAAAAGATGATGTGCTGATATTGATGTTTATGATATGTTTTTAGAATTACAGATGTCCAAGATATATTACCTTTAAAAGCATATGACAATTTGGATGatcattaaaattttaaaatttgcatTGAAAATAGATGTTTTTTTCTATAgtcatggttgttgatcaaatTTTATTGGTTATTCACGTAACCGTAGCATCAGTTGTAAATGAGCTTTTCCAAGTAAAGATTATCGAAATCTTATTTCATTAACCATGCACGTTCAAGAAAAAATGAATGATTTGACGATCATGTGCATTTAAAAAGACATTGAATATGAGAAACAATCTAATAATGTCATTAGATACGTGTAATGAATGATAATACTACTATTG
Proteins encoded:
- the LOC140882024 gene encoding protein DETOXIFICATION 14-like translates to MEEASPLLQNGGVVVQKSKWELFAEETKKVGYIAAPMVVVTVSQHLSRVASMMMVGHLGELPLSGAAVATSFTNVSGLSLLFGMASALETLCGQAFGAEQYQKLGTYTYAAIISLLIICIPISILWIFMDKLLIFMGQDPSISVEAGRYAVWLIPTLFPYAILQSLIRYLQTQSLILPMVLSSVAALFFHVPVCWVLVFKANLGIAGAALAIGLSYWLNVALLVLYVRYSSTCERTRAARSGDVLPSMREFFCFAVPSAVMVCLEWWSFEIVVLLSGLLPNPQLETSVLSICLLVASLHYFIPYSIGAAASTRVSNELGSGCPDRARASTWSAMVLSLSEAVVACTILLSFRHVFGYAFSNEKEVVDYLREITPFVCLLLLMDCIQSVLSGVARGSGWQHLGAYVNLGAYYLAGLPTAAVLGFALRLRGKGLWFGLNVGSILQSILLSLLTCSTNWKRQALLARERIFEGTMTEDGRK